The Styela clava chromosome 10, kaStyClav1.hap1.2, whole genome shotgun sequence genome window below encodes:
- the LOC120337259 gene encoding putative RNA-binding protein 19: protein MSRLIVKNLPKKISSEKLTAVFAEHGTITDVKLSFTKDGKFRRFAFIGYKDAKDAMKAKEYLHNSMILNQKVMVEDCKDFQQNNLSPKQTDKNVKINELDDSGIDQEDEKSTRFVSDSDFLKFKKQARDVSNEFEDETKTGNIQSKFSLRLRGGPAKLTDKQVHEFFHPLKPNSVTILKGNAKRCAFVTFLTQNDLDKALKFNGDCINGKSIKLQSIKRTEIDSQESKGDWKKKLEDSRSKIDIDEIAESGRLFVRNLAFICTEEDLETHFSTFGPLSEIHIPIDSMTRKNIGIGYVTFMFPEHAIKAFNDLDGTAFQGRMLHILPSKTKPEKESDFQKNGAGGSSYKKEKAVKDKSKSQQAYNWNTLFIGTDAVAGAIAEKYNISKGEFLNAEEKGSTAVRVALGETQIVQETRQFLLDSGISLDSFSQPNSERSKTVIIAKNLPSGVTASELRNLFEPHGDLGRVLLAPSGVTAVMEFLEPSHARQAFMTQAYRKFHFQPLYLEWAPTNIFSKSYDDFTKDKELEEKTDVDETINSELKENQISEENLEEGATIFVKNLNFDTAEENLRNHFCKCGQIYNCTISKKKTHKKEELLSMGYGFVQYYKKSDAEKAIKTLQHSMLDGHKLELKLSKRTTKETVLDSRKKQIEKKQTTAKILVRNVPFQADKKEIVSLFKTFGELKSVRLPKKLSVSGQAGTHRGFAFVDFITKQDAKKAFQALCHSTHLYGRRLVLEWADSEEESVEGLRRKTAERYHGNSKKFKGRGEFEQSLANKRDDS, encoded by the coding sequence ATGTCTCGGCTTATTGTTAAAAATTTGCCAAAGAAAATATCATCTGAGAAGTTGACAGCTGTGTTTGCTGAACATGGTACAATTACAGATGTAAAGCTTTCCTTTACCAAAGATGGAAAGTTTCGCAGGTTTGCATTCATCGGTTACAAAGATGCAAAGGACGCAATGAAAGCTAAAgaatatcttcataattctaTGATATTAAATCAAAAAGTTATGGTTGAAGATTGCAAagattttcaacaaaataatttatcaccaaaacaaacagataaaaatgtgaaaataaatgaattagacGATTCTGGAATTGATCAAGAAGATGAAAAATCTACGAGATTTGTTTCTGATtcagattttttaaaatttaaaaagcaaGCAAGAGACGTATCTAATGAATTTGAGGATGAAACAAAAACTGGAAACatacaatcaaaattttcaCTAAGACTTCGAGGTGGTCCAGCGAAGTTAACAGATAAACAAGTTCACGAATTCTTTCACCCTCTGAAACCGAACTCTGTAACAATCTTGAAAGGCAATGCCAAGCGATGTGCCTTTGTTACATTTTTAACACAAAATGATTTGGACAAAGCATTAAAGTTCAATGGTGACTGTATCAACggaaaatcaatcaaattacaGTCAATTAAAAGAACTGAAATTGATTCTCAAGAATCAAAAGGAGATTGGAAGAAAAAGCTGGAAGACAGCAGGAGTAAAATTGACATTGATGAAATTGCAGAATCTGGACGATTATTTGTTCGTAATCTTGCGTTTATTTGTACAGAAGAAGATCTAGAAACTCATTTCAGTACTTTTGGCCCATTGTCAGAAATTCATATTCCCATTGACTCAATGACAAGAAAAAATATTGGCATAGGTTATGTCACGTTTATGTTCCCTGAACATGCAATAAAAGCTTTCAATGACCTTGATGGCACAGCATTTCAAGGTCGAATGTTGCATATCCTCCCCAGTAAAACCAAACCTGAGAAAGAGTCTGATTTTCAAAAGAATGGTGCAGGAGGCTCATCATATAAGAAAGAAAAGGCTGTCAAAGATAAGTCTAAGAGTCAACAAGCATATAATTGGAACACTCTTTTTATTGGTACTGATGCAGTGGCAGGCGCTATTGCAGAGAAATACAATATCTCGAAAGGTGAATTTCTCAATGCTGAAGAAAAGGGAAGTACAGCTGTTAGAGTTGCCCTTGGCGAGACTCAAATTGTACAAGAAACTCGGCAATTTTTACTTGATAGCGGCATTTCATTGGATTCTTTTAGCCAACCAAATTCTGAAAGAAGCAAAACAGTTATTATTGCAAAGAACTTGCCTTCAGGAGTAACAGCTTCAGAGTTGCGAAATTTATTCGAGCCTCATGGTGATTTGGGAAGAGTCTTGCTTGCGCCAAGTGGTGTAACTGCTGTCATGGAATTTTTGGAACCATCACATGCTCGACAGGCATTCATGACGCAAGCATacagaaaatttcattttcagccTTTATATCTGGAATGGGCACCtactaatattttttcaaaatcatatgACGACTTTACGAAAGATAAGGAATTAGAGGAAAAAACAGATGTTGATGAAACGATAAACTCTGAGTTGAAAGAAAATCAAATAAGTGAAGAAAATTTAGAAGAAGGCGCTACCATCTTTGTTAAAAACTTAAACTTTGATACAGCCGAAGAGAACCTAAGGAATCATTTTTGCAAATGTGGTCAAATATATAACTGTACCATAAGTAAAAAGAAAACTCACAAAAAAGAAGAATTACTTTCGATGGGATATGGTTTTGTgcagtattataaaaaatctgaTGCCGAAAAAGCCATAAAAACTTTACAACATAGTATGTTAGATGGACATAAATTGGAACTCAAACTTTCTAAACGGACAACAAAAGAAACTGTACTTGATTCGAggaaaaaacaaattgaaaagaaaCAAACTACTGCCAAAATACTTGTCCGTAACGTGCCATTTCAAGCAGACAAAAAGGAAATTGTAAGCTTGTTTAAGACATTTGGTGAACTAAAATCTGTTCGATTGCCCAAAAAGTTGTCTGTTAGTGGTCAAGCTGGTACGCATCGTGGGTTTGCGTTTGTCGACTTTATTACTAAACAAGATGCTAAAAAGGCATTTCAAGCTTTGTGTCATAGCACTCATTTATATGGCCGTAGATTAGTTTTGGAATGGGCCGATAGTGAAGAGGAATCAGTAGAAGGCTTAAGAAGGAAAACTGCTGAGCGATATCACGGCAACAGTAAGAAATTTAAGGGTAGGGGTGAATTTGAACAATCATTGGCAAATAAAAGAGATGATTCTTag
- the LOC120337261 gene encoding dual specificity protein phosphatase CDC14A-like, with protein MTGDIISSAFVQHHCRTLASESSDLASACQIIKDRLYFATLRTRPKSTSHTHYFSVDEELIYENFYADFGPLNLAQLHRYCAKLQKKLKSVTLAKKKLIHYTSFDARKRANAAFLVGAYQIIHLKLSPEEAYRPLVSGNSPPYLPFRDASFGPCSYNLTLLDCLHAVHKAVMHGFYDPESFDADEYEHYERVENGDFNWIVPGKFLAFSGPHPKSKIENGYPLHAPEAYFPYFRKHGITCVIRLNKRLYDARRFQDAGFDHYDLFFIDGSTPSDTILRKFLNICETTEGAIAVHCKAGLGRTGTLIGCYMMKHYRFTSAETIAWIRISRPGSVIGPQQQFIEEKQHSMWVQGDLYRAKKNDRKSESSRVTLQHITSEVDDIDISDRGYTHAYESYRKGSGSKTTDRLSQGDRLRAAKAKRHPHSATTGTTRYSDSGLYSNGRSTSHLLRSTVPNSVSTLSSQLKATKLVLSEGHGITTRSKFRSTSANVGVKTRRSQKSRTPPGYSFSHIYSDE; from the coding sequence ATGACTGGCGATATCATTTCATCAGCTTTTGTTCAACATCACTGCAGGACTTTGGCATCAGAAAGCAGTGACTTAGCAAGTGCTTGTCAAATCATCAAGGATCGTTTATACTTTGCTACACTGAGAACAAGACCAAAAAGCACCAGTCACACTCACTATTTTTCTGTTGACGAGGAGttaatatatgaaaatttttatgcCGACTTTGGCCCATTAAATCTTGCACAACTACATCGCTATTGTGCTAAACTACAGAAAAAACTGAAATCTGTAACATTAGCTAAAAAGAAGTTGATTCATTACACGTCATTTGATGCAAGAAAGCGTGCAAATGCAGCATTTTTGGTTGGAGCTTATCAAATAATTCATCTGAAGTTGTCTCCTGAGGAAGCCTATAGACCTTTAGTTTCTGGAAACAGTCCCCCATACCTACCCTTTCGTGATGCTTCTTTTGGGCCATGCTCTTATAATCTAACATTGCTAGACTGTTTACATGCTGTGCATAAAGCAGTAATGCATGGGTTTTATGATCCTGAATCTTTCGATGCAGATGAATATGAGCATTACGAACGAGTAGAAAATGGAGATTTCAACTGGATTGTCCCTGGGAAATTTCTTGCTTTCAGTGGGCCTCATCCAAAGAGTAAAATAGAAAATGGATACCCATTGCATGCTCCTGAAGCCTATTTTCCATACTTTCGAAAACATGGTATTACTTGTGTTATCCGACTAAACAAGAGACTGTATGATGCCAGACGCTTTCAGGATGCAGGATTTGATCACTATGATTTGTTTTTCATTGATGGAAGTACTCCTTCTGATACTATTTTAcgtaaatttttgaatatttgcgaAACCACTGAAGGTGCGATTGCTGTCCATTGTAAAGCTGGACTGGGGAGAACAGGAACGTTAATTGGATGTTACATGATGAAGCACTACCGTTTCACATCTGCGGAAACAATCGCTTGGATCAGAATATCTCGACCAGGATCTGTCATCGGACCACAACAACAATTTATCGAAGAGAAACAGCACAGTATGTGGGTGCAAGGTGATCTATACCGTGCCAAAAAGAATGACAGAAAATCGGAAAGCAGCCGAGTCACTTTGCAGCACATAACATCTGAAGTTGATGACATAGATATATCAGATAGAGGTTACACACATGCATATGAGTCGTATAGAAAAGGATCAGGCAGTAAAACAACAGACAGGCTGTCTCAAGGTGATAGGTTACGAGCAGCCAAAGCAAAACGTCATCCACACTCTGCCACAACAGGGACCACGAGATACTCTGATAGTGGTCTCTACAGCAATGGACGAAGCACTTCACATCTTTTACGATCTACGGTTCCTAACTCGGTCTCAACTTTATCATCACAACTTAAAGCGACGAAACTGGTTCTCTCTGAAGGACATGGCATCACAACAAGAAGCAAGTTCAGATCGACAAGTGCGAATGTTGGGGTGAAAACCCGACGCAGTCAAAAATCAAGAACTCCTCCAGGGTATTCATTCAGTCATATATATTCTGACGAATAG